One window of Nicotiana tomentosiformis chromosome 11, ASM39032v3, whole genome shotgun sequence genomic DNA carries:
- the LOC104105105 gene encoding chromatin structure-remodeling complex protein SYD isoform X1 has translation MANPNNVELEAAKFLHKLIQESKDEPTKLATKLYVILQHMRSSGKENSMPYQVISRAMETVVKQHGLDIEALMSSRLPMSAGVQVGEAASSQVAGSSQRAGVTRESKANLLGNEMVKPDAYASNSAVSGPSGSGHGIYQASAPHIGGTGVKVPVMVPSASNSSQPVEPGISSPVQFGSPSIDNHGYAAKFHKDGSTEPFSGSTSVDLVAGRTAAGRALEHEGGSSMLGNASKISQGGMPNNVPEKSMLRSETIRDAGKLPVAAQAPVSAMPFKEHHLKQLRAQCLVFLAFRNGLMPKKLHLEIALGNFYPKEGREQLLTDQGSASEVTRPLGGAGEIDRLSSGPTSSGVIADTNSSMEAENANLMEDKSSQLDPSEHADERRPQRKMRMIQDAEVPIRDATESQASALRGVPIDSKPLGPNNHEHALANTEQPGMFPQASSVTGTSMQMKPDLSGWSGTEASKVSPPASANTHESGLLMKDCAADSNAQGNRHADSNLPSLPLRQQWKSVPGAINQSPIMMQVKDSNIMLKNLSQVQETDQEDENISASTDRLLSPRHTMMEKWILDRQKRKHLSEQKWSEKQQKTEKRIASCAAKLKESVSSSEDISAKTKSVIELKKLQLLELQRRLRSEILNDFFKPIAADIERLKSIKKHRIGRKSKQLERYEQKMKEERQKRIRERQKEFFSEIEVHRERLEDVFKMKRERWKGFNKYAKEFHKRKERIHREKIDRIQREKINLLKINDVEGYLRMVQDAKSDRVKQLLKETEKYLQQLGSKLKDAKSIARKFDTDMGDNRNTGVVEEDEIDFGDEDETDQAKHYLESNEKYYMMAHSVKETIAEQPTSLKGGKLREYQMNGLRWLVSLYNNHLNGILADEMGLGKTVQVISLMCYLMEAKNDRGPFLVVVPSSVLPGWESEINFWAPDMLKIVYSGPPEERRKLFKERIVHQKFNVLLTTYEYLMNKHDRPKLSKIHWHYIIIDEGHRIKNASCKLNADLKHYRSNHRLLLTGTPLQNNLEELWALLNFLLPNIFNSSEDFSQWFNKPFESNGDNSADEALLSEEENLLIINRLHQVLRPFVLRRLKHKVENELPEKIERLVRCEASSYQKLLMKRVEENLGAFGTSKARSVHNSVMELRNICNHPYLSQLHVEEIHELIPKHYLPNIVRICGKLEMLDRLLPKLKATDHRVLLFSTMTRLLDVMEDYLCWKEYKYLRLDGHTSGGDRGALIDGFNQPNSPFFIFLLSIRAGGVGVNLQAADTVILFDTDWNPQVDLQAQARAHRIGQKKDVLVLRLETVQTVEEQVRAAAEHKLGVANQSITAGFFDNNTSAEDRREYLESLLRESKKEEAAPVLDDDSLNDLIARSEPEIDIFESIDRRRREEEMEVWKKLCSESGSSELIPPLPSRLLTDEDLKPFYEAMKINDKPAVAPNPGLKRKGESLGGLDIQHYGRGKRTREVRSYEEQWTEEEFEKMCLAESPQSPILREEIQEKKFFPVSGSCPAPVAISEIQTPALDQPPPQQPAQELPQQLAQELPQQPAQELPQQLVGPIVQQSPVTVTPPSKRGRGRPRRTAIVTEISPSPVVLSATAAVKVDSISVAENTSTSQATSGPVSVSIPCASSVESTSATILESAAAVAPSHQAIVPSVASLSGPPCPPTSGQGRGRGRGRGRGRGRGRKVENGEAPGRRGKRQSVTTEAFLSPPTQAISEPVSAAQGVSVLSSSSHHMPPTPPSMGKPDLVPQVVAGLGSKELGHAPASVRDANKELNSVSMMPLASSSTSKEVISVSTVPVIPSSTSSQDPSSISPAVHSSSKNHSEDNLSFSAAQTEATQQANAISVVPHTSPSAGTEPSSASPVPLLSLTSKDSGSVLPAPVPASSSACMELSSVCPVPAVASSCSSMGPTSSAPAPLLLASNATGKLDSGSDKGTFSFSSAISGHDDSLCDSSILKNIGQGDSGVGTGHISDLVPLPAISSVSQYSTPPTAAKPGRGRGRKPQTGSEPPRRRGKRHDLITTTVTEGLGAQDPRSIEPPQKRTRLSVGRKPTTRSKRENEAQQVVVDQSVASQRTPDFSGGQIQDMVRSEIDPQNNAINRDASQSHAILVPGQVGDNVNPDIDTAEKVLDDAQRKATVIQSVAPRSCSGPPIELQINMVNSGDSPAQEVQEQTAIVQSDASQMIPDPSARPIPQAMVRSEVELHSNAIKSDTSQSSGRVAERVDTVNISRGAATTKEVLSEDQQIMKVQLAASQTPSVHSVGKIPEDIVCNEVQPQSDAIQTDPSQSHVTLSSARVDNVKEKENAMTREVPLVTPLSEAKEERYSRSKYDSPPILRVSSCDELAVSTSGSRAQVSDCLAEKSEGDSKGEGAEKSETNSKGEGGKIEAMNDKCESDCKNENDEKGAGRCMKVGESQASSLSYVESTLVQIHASNCTNAALLDKEDSCKTSLAGKSGSNMAAEKDVDLLQTEDLSLDKSFVSKTEVSSIESRDGGGLTKEKDTGDTIEEETVVSPAVGTDSQNMKGITSFGSPSTETEALVDVHQEDKLEVSGEGTHSDKVVMAEVCEPDKLSVKASLEITKDLSRVEEEKSLTPETFEKQANVADSLTEKCESDLAAQGPDMKDSDVSEVAPSPRNESQSSLTVGTSQREPEQQAIAEANLHPETLRSTESGAREESLSLRIASNPEAVEAPKETFCSNHDTNCVAELQGNMSSDVKEDLSNSETNVSQLCPAVGSSENHPELKQVMVEDMRTKICEESASHEVDDIVLPQTEKAGVQCRDDLSVETIESRRSEDNVDVLNGELKKPPSSTIAGTSEKVADLLLVAEENTVRINDGSIDSGQVAEKSEDISIQDLTVEGQATKGSDAAEDTSTSNSTFNEPQHSAGTSKNEVESQFSALEKIEKMYSESVASGEVIAPKPPIKKSQSLHVQDLVDKGFDATGDVLKSKSELNEAQPGGTSQIGVELQLVVEENSETRNKEDGLPDATAVKPTENLGIQDPAHQEAENQRSDATEEFSTLNVELNESQPEAADGTSERVVESNSVSKQDMEIHEEVPTGDDTAENAAVGKSKNFPSIDVAVEGKGNKESDVTDEISNSELSEPKSSQSTINVETHLICDESGMTDKEVAPLEVEVVETPCRDFPGGSGRDLEVEGQEEKKSTASKNVSNPESEEPKGSPGARAADNGAESQLVAERISETALSKEVFSGKEENSSIKQGGDENMSTATEYVDEELSSATGAGDDKTVSTAVTDA, from the exons GGGGGCATGCCTAACAATGTCCCGGAGAAGAGTATGCTTAGAAGTGAAACTATCAGAGATGCAGGGAAGTTACCTGTTGCGGCTCAGGCTCCTGTATCTGCCATGCCTTTCAAAGAACATCATTTGAAACAGCTTAGAGCACAATGTCTTGTGTTTTTGGCTTTTAG GAATGGTTTAATGCCTAAGAAGCTTCATCTTGAAATTGCGCTTGGCAACTTCTATCCCAAAGAAG GAAGGGAGCAACTGCTTACTGACCAAGGCAGTGCATCTGAAGTCACACGGCCACTAGGAGGAGCTGGCGAAATTGACAGGCTTTCTTCTGGGCCTACGTCCTCTGGAGTTATTGCTGATACAAATTCGTCAATGGAGGCTGAGAATGCTAACTTGATGGAAGATAAAAGTAGTCAGCTTGATCCTTCTGAGCATGCGGACGAAAGGAGGCCTCAAAGAAAGATGAGAATGATTCAGGATGCTGAAGTGCCCATCCGGGATGCTACAGAATCACAGGCATCTGCTCTTAGAGGAGTACCAATTGATTCAAAACCCTTAGGTCCCAATAATCATGAGCATGCTCTCGCAAATACTGAACAACCAGGAATGTTTCCCCAAGCTTCCTCTGTTACGGGCACAAGCATGCAAATGAAGCCTGATCTTAGTGGTTGGAGTGGAACTGAGGCGTCAAAGGTATCACCACCTGCCTCTGCCAATACCCATGAATCTGGTCTGCTAATGAAAGATTGTGCTGCTGATAGCAATGCTCAAGGAAATCGACATGCTGATAGTAACTTGCCTAGTTTACCCTTGAGGCAACAGTGGAAATCTGTTCCTGGAGCAATTAATCAGAGTCCTATAATGATGCAAGTGAAGGATTCAAATATAATGCTGAAAAATCTGTCACAAG TGCAAGAAACAGATCAAGAGGATGAAAATATTTCAGCATCCACAGATAGGTTACTATCTCCAAGGCATACAATGATGGAGAAATGGATTTTGGATCGGCAGAAAAGGAAACATCTTAGTGAACAGAAATGGTCGGAGAAACAGCAAAAAACGGAAAAAAGAATTGCTTCTTGTGCAGCGAAGTTGAAG GAATCGGTGAGCTCCTCTGAGGATATCTCTGCAAAAACAAAAAGTGTCATTGAGCTGAAAAAGCTTCAATTGCTGGAGCTGCAGCGCCGTCTACGGAG TGAAATTCTCAACGATTTTTTCAAACCAATAGCAGCTGACATAGAGCGCTTAAAATCAATCAAGAAACACAGAATTGGGAGGAAATCAAAGCAACTTGAAAGATATGAACAAAAAATGAAGGAAGAGCGTCAAAAAAGAATTCGTGAGAGACAGAAGGAGTTCTTCAGTGAGATTGAAGTTCATAG GGAAAGATTGGAAGATGTATTCAAAATGAAGAGAGAACGTTGGAAAGGTTTCAATAAGTATGCTAAAGAGTTTCATAAAAGGAAGGAACGGATACATCGTGAGAAGATTGACAGAATCCAGCGTGAGAAAATTAATTTGCTGAAAATCAATGATGTTGAGGGATACCTTAGAATGGTTCAG GACGCAAAGTCGGATCGTGTTAAACAACTACTAAAAGAGACGGAAAAGTACCTCCAACAGCTTGGATCCAAATTAAAGGACGCTAAGTCAATAGCAAGAAAATTTGATACCGACATGGGTGACAATAGAAACACTGGTGTGGTTGAGGAGGATGAGATTGACTTCGGTGATGAGGATGAAACAGATCAGGCTAAG CATTACTTGGAAAGCAATGAAAAATACTATATGATGGCACATAG TGTAAAGGAGACCATTGCAGAGCAGCCTACTTCTCTCAAAGGTGGAAAATTAAGGGA GTACCAAATGAATGGATTACGATGGTTGGTTTCGCTCTACAATAACCATTTGAATGGAATTTTAGCTGATGAGATGGGACTCGGTAAAACTGTTCAG GTTATATCCCTAATGTGTTACCTGATGGAAGCCAAAAATGACAGAGGACCTTTTCTGGTGGTAGTGCCATCCTCTGTCCTGCCTGGATGGGAGTCGGAGATAAACTTTTGGGCACCAGATATGCTCAAAATAGTTTATTCTGGACCACCAGAAGAGCGGAGGAAGCTTTTCAA GGAAAGAATAGTTCATCAAAAGTTCAATGTTCTTTTGACAACATATGAGTATTTGATGAACAAACATGATCGGCCAAAACTAAGCAAAATACATTGGCACTATATCATAATTGATGAAGGCCATCGCATAAAAAATGCTTCTTGCAAGTTGAATGCTGATCTCAAGCACTATCGCAGTAATCATAGGTTGCTGTTGACGGGAACTCCTCTTCAG AACAATCTTGAGGAGCTCTGGGCACTCCTTAACTTCCTTTTGCCAAATATCTTCAACTCATCAGAAGACTTCTCACAATGGTTTAACAAACCATTTGAGAGTAATGGTGACAACTCTGCTGATGAG GCTTTGCTCTCCGAGGAGGAAAATCTTTTGATCATAAATCGTCTGCACCAAGTTCTGCGTCCGTTTGTACTTAGGAGATTGAAACACAAG GTTGAGAATGAATTACCTGAAAAGATTGAAAGGCTTGTTAGATGTGAAGCTTCTTCATATCAGAAGCTTTTGATGAAGCGAGTGGAAGAAAACCTTGGTGCATTCGGAACTTCAAAG GCTCGCTCAGTCCACAATTCTGTTATGGAGCTACGCAATATTTGTAATCATCCGTATCTTAGCCAGCTTCATGTGGAGGAG ATTCACGAGTTAATTCCTAAGCATTATCTGCCGAACATTGTGAGGATTTGTGGGAAGCTTGAGATGTTGGACAGACTACTGCCGAAACTTAAGGCAACAGATCATCGG GTCTTGCTTTTCTCAACTATGACCAGGCTGCTTGATGTAATGGAGGATTATCTCTGCTGGAAGGAATATAAGTACCTTCGCTTGGATGGACATACGTCTGGGGGCGATAGAGGTGCCCTTATTGATGGATTTAATCAGCCAAATTCTCCATTCTTTATATTTCTGTTGAG TATTCGTGCTGGGGGAGTTGGAGTGAATCTTCAAGCTGCTGATACAGTGATACTTTTTGACACGGATTGGAATCCTCAG GTTGATCTCCAAGCACAGGCAAGGGCTCATAGGATTGGTCAAAAGAAGGATGTTCTTGTTCTTCGATTGGAAACG GTCCAAACCGTTGAGGAACAAGTTAGAGCTGCTGCAGAGCACAAACTTGGAGTCGCTAACCAAAGCATTACTGCTGGATTCTTTGATAATAACACAAG TGCGGAGGACCGAAGGGAATACTTGGAGTCCCTCTTGCGTGAAAGCAAAAAAGAGGAAGCTGCACCCGTTCTTGATGATGATTCTTTGAATGATCTTATAGCGCGAAG TGAGCCAGAGATTGATATATTTGAATCAATTGATAGGAGAAGGCGTGAAGAAGAGATG GAAGTCTGGAAGAAGTTGTGTTCAGAAAGTGGAAGTTCAGAGCTCATTCCTCCTTTGCCCTCTCGGCTTCTTACTGATGAAGACTTGAAACCATTTTATGAAGCAATGAAAATAAATGATAAGCCAGCTGTGGCTCCTAACCCTGGGTTAAAACGGAAGGGTGAGAGTCTTGGGGGCCTTGATATCCAACATTATGGACGTGGAAAAAGAACAAGAGAG GTTCGCTCATATGAAGAGCAATGGACAGAAGAGGAATTTGAGAAAATGTGCCTTGCTGAGTCTCCTCAATCACCTATTCTAAGGGAAGAAATTCAGGAAAAGAAATTCTTTCCAGTCTCTGGCAGTTGTCCTGCCCCTGTTGCCATTAGTGAAATACAAACACCAGCACTGGATCAACCTCCTCCCCAGCAGCCTGCGCAAGAACTTCCCCAACAGCTTGCCCAAGAACTTCCCCAACAGCCTGCACAAGAGCTTCCCCAACAACTTGTTGGGCCCATAGTTCAACAAAGCCCTGTGACCGTGACTCCGCCATCTAAACGGGGCCGGGGAAGGCCAAGGAGGACAGCAATAGTGACTGAAATCTCACCGTCCCCTGTCGTTCTTTCAGCAACTGCAGCTGTAAAGGTGGATAGCATATCCGTTGCAGAAAATACTTCTACCAGTCAGGCAACTTCTGGGCCTGTTTCTGTGTCCATTCCTTGTGCTTCCTCTGTGGAAAGTACCAGTGCAACTATCCTAGAGAGTGCTGCTGCTGTTGCTCCAAGCCATCAGGCAATTGTTCCTTCTGTTGCTTCTCTGTCTGGTCCTCCTTGTCCTCCTACAAGCGGGCAGGGTAGGGGACGAGGTAGAGGGCGAGGGCGAGGTCGAGGGCGAGGTAGGAAGGTCGAAAATGGAGAAGCTCCAGGGCGTAGAGGGAAACGACAGAGTGTTACAACAGAGGCGTTTCTCTCCCCTCCAACTCAAGCAATAAGTGAGCCTGTCTCGGCAGCACAAGGTGTGAGTGTTTTGAGCTCTTCAAGTCACCATATGCCTCCAACACCTCCCTCAATGGGGAAGCCTGATCTGGTGCCACAGGTAGTGGCAGGTTTGGGTTCAAAAGAACTTGGTCATGCTCCTGCATCCGTGAGAGATGCTAATAAGGAACTGAATTCAGTTTCTATGATGCCTCTTGCATCATCTTCCACTAGCAAGGAAGTAATCTCTGTTTCAACTGTTCCTGTTATTCCATCATCTACTTCCAGCCAGGACCCTAGTTCAATTTCACCTGCAGTCCATTCATCCTCAAAAAACCATTCAGAAGACAATCTTTCCTTCTCTGCTGCCCAGACCGAAGCTACTCAGCAAGCTAATGCAATTTCAGTTGTGCCTCATACTTCACCTTCGGCTGGCACGGAACCAAGTTCTGCGTCACCTGTTCCTCTTCTTTCGTTAACTTCCAAGGACTCCGGTTCAGTTTTACCTGCTCCTGTTCCTGCATCATCTTCTGCATGCATGGAACTAAGTTCAGTTTGCCCTGTTCCTGCTGTTGCATCCTCCTGTTCCAGCATGGGTCCAACTTCGTCAGCACCTGCTCCTCTTCTTTTAGCATCTAATGCAACAGGCAAATTAGATTCCGGATCAGATAAGGGGACATTTTCTTTCTCTTCTGCTATTTCAGGTCATGATGATTCTTTATGTGATTCTTCTATCTTGAAGAATATTGGTCAAGGAGATTCTGGTGTAGGAACTGGTCATATTTCTGATCTAGTGCCTTTGCCTGCAATTTCATCGGTTTCACAGTATAGCACTCCTCCCACTGCAGCTAAACCAGGTAGAGGACGAGGACGCAAGCCTCAAACTGGAAGTGAGCCACCACGGCGCAGGGGGAAGAGACATGATTTGATCACCACAACTGTTACTGAAGGGTTAGGTGCTCAGGATCCAAGATCAATTGAACCCCCACAAAAGAGAACCAGGTTATCCGTTGGGAGGAAGCCCACTACAAGAAGCAAGCGTGAGAATGAAGCTCAACAAGTAGTTGTAGACCAGTCGGTTGCATCTCAAAGGACTCCAGATTTTTCTGGTGGACAAATCCAAGATATGGTCCGTAGTGAAATTGATCCACAGAACAATGCTATCAACCGAGATGCATCTCAATCCCATGCTATTCTGGTTCCTGGTCAGGTGGGTGATAATGTAAACCCGGATATTGATACTGCTGAAAAGGTTCTTGATGATGCTCAGAGAAAGGCAACTGTGATCCAATCTGTTGCACCTCGAAGTTGCTCTGGTCCTCCTATTGAGCTGCAGATTAACATGGTCAACTCTGGCGATTCTCCTGCTCAG GAAGTGCAGGAACAAACAGCCATTGTCCAGTCAGATGCATCTCAAATGATTCCAGATCCTAGTGCAAGACCAATCCCTCAAGCTATGGTGCGTTCTGAAGTTGAGCTACATAGCAATGCTATCAAATCCGACACATCACAATCCAGTGGTCGTGTTGCTGAACGGGTAGATACTGTTAATATAAGCCGTGGAGCTGCTACAACTAAGGAGGTTCTCAGTGAGGATCAACAAATAATGAAAGTTCAGTTAGCTGCATCTCAGACGCCTTCAGTTCACTCTGTTGGGAAAATCCCTGAAGATATAGTGTGTAATGAAGTTCAGCCGCAGTCTGATGCTATCCAAACAGATCCATCGCAATCCCATGTTACTCTTTCCTCTGCAcgggtggacaatgtcaaggaaaaagaaaatgctaTGACGAGAGAGGTGCCCTTGGTAACTCCACTATCAGAGGCCAAAGAAGAGAGATATTCGAGAAGTAAATATGACAGCCCTCCAATTTTACGTGTATCTTCTTGTGATGAGTTGGCTGTATCAACTTCAGGATCAAGGGCTCAGGTTAGTGATTGTCTGGCTGAGAAGAGTGAAGGTGATTCTAAGGGTGAAGGTGCTGAAAAGAGTGAAACTAATTCTAAAGGTGAAGGTGGTAAAATTGAGGCTATGAATGACAAATGTGAGAGTGATTGTAAGAATGAAAATGATGAAAAGGGAGCTGGGAGATGCATGAAGGTTGGTGAATCACAGGCATCATCTCTAAGTTATGTCGAATCTACATTAGTTCAAATCCATGCAAGCAATTGCACGAATGCTGCTCTACTCGATAAGGAGGATTCATGCAAAACTTCACTGGCAGGTAAGAGTGGGTCAAACATGGCTGCAGAAAAAGATGTTGACCTGCTACAGACGGAGGATCTTTCTCTTGATAAATCATTTGTTAGTAAAACTGAGGTATCCAGCATTGAGAGTCGTGATGGTGGTGGACTCACAAAAGAAAAGGACACAGGAGACACCATAGAGGAGGAGACTGTTGTTTCACCTGCAGTGGGGACTGATAGTCAAAATATGAAGGGAATCACATCCTTTGGATCTCCATCTACCGAGACAGAAGCTTTAGTTGATGTTCATCAGGAAGACAAACTTGAAGTATCGGGAGAAGGAACACATTCTGATAAAGTTGTAATGGCCGAGGTTTGTGAACCAGACAAGTTATCAGTTAAAGCTTCACTGGAGATAACTAAAGATTTAAGTAGGGTGGAGGAGGAAAAATCTTTGACTCCAGAAACTTTTGAGAAGCAAGCTAATGTTGCAGACTCCCTTACAGAAAAATGTGAGAGCGATCTTGCAGCGCAAGGTCCAGATATGAAAGATTCGGATGTAAGTGAAGTTGCACCAAGCCCTAGAAATGAGTCCCAATCCAGTTTAACTGTTGGCACATCACAAAGGGAACCTGAACAACAAGCAATTGCTGAAGCAAACTTGCACCCAG AGACTTTGCGAAGCACGGAATCTGGTGCTAGGGAGGAATCCCTTTCACTTAGGATTGCTTCAAATCCCGAAGCTGTTGAGGCTCCAAAAGAAACATTTTGCAGCAACCATGACACGAATTGTGTAGCTGAATTACAGGGTAACATGAGTTCTGATGTAAAGGAAGATCTTTCTAATTCTGAAACTAATGTGTCTCAACTATGTCCAGCTGTTGGGTCATCTGAAAATCACCCAGAATTAAAACAGGTTATGGTGGAAGACATGCGAACTAAAATTTGTGAGGAGTCTGCTTCACATGAAGTTGATGATATTGTACTGCCTCAAACGGAGAAAGCTGGTGTTCAGTGCCGTGATGATTTGTCTGTTGAGACAATCGAGAGCAGAAGATCTGAAGATAATGTAGATGTTTTAAATGGTGAACTAAAAAAACCTCCATCCAGCACAATTGCTGGAACATCTGAAAAGGTAGCAGATCTGCTGTTAGTTGCTGAGGAAAACACAGTAAGGATAAATGATGGTTCAATAGATTCAGGTCAGGTGGCAGAAAAGTCCGAGGATATATCAATCCAAGATCTTACTGTTGAAGGTCAAGCGACCAAGGGAAGTGATGCTGCCGAAGATACTTCAACATCAAATTCTACATTTAATGAACCTCAACACAGTGCTGGCACATCTAAAAATGAAGTGGAATCTCAATTTTCTGCCTtagaaaaaatagaaaagatgTATAGCGAGTCAGTGGCATCGGGTGAGGTAATAGCTCCCAAACCTCCGATAAAAAAGTCTCAGAGTTTGCATGTCCAAGACCTGGTGGACAAAGGATTTGATGCCACTGGAGATGTTTTAAAATCTAAGTCTGAACTAAATGAAGCTCAACCTGGTGGAACATCTCAAATAGGGGTAGAGTTACAGTTGGTTGTGGAAGAGAACTCAGAGACGAGGAATAAGGAGGATGGTTTGCCTGATGCTACAGCTGTTAAGCCCACTGAGAATTTGGGTATCCAAGATCCTGCACATCAAGAAGCCGAGAACCAACGATCTGATGCAACTGAAGAGTTTTCAACATTAAATGTTGAACTTAATGAATCTCAACCAGAAGCAGCAGATGGAACTTCTGAAAGAGTGGTGGAGTCTAATTCAGTTTCCAAACAAGACATGGAAATTCATGAGGAGGTTCCTACCGGGGATGATACAGCTGAGAATGCTGCAGTAGGGAAGTCTAAAAATTTTCCCTCGATAGATGTTGCTGTTGAAGGAAAAGGGAATAAAGAATCTGATGTAACAGATGAAATTTCCAATTCTGAACTCAGTGAACCTAAATCCAGTCAATCCACAATTAATGTGGAAACACATTTAATTTGTGATGAGTCGGGAATGACTGACAAGGAGGTGGCTCCACTTGAAGTTGAAGTAGTTGAAACTCCATGCAGAGATTTTCCTGGTGGTTCTGGCAGAGACTTGGAAGTTGAAGGACAAGAAGAAAAGAAGTCTACTGCAAGTAAAAATGTTTCTAACCCCGAGAGTGAAGAGCCTAAAGGCAGTCCAGGTGCTAGAGCCGCTGATAATGGGGCAGAATCACAATTGGTCGCTGAGAGGATCTCCGAGACAGCTCTAAGCAAGGAGGTCTTTTCAG GCAAAGAAGAGAACTCCAGTATCAAGCAAGGTGGAGATGAAAACATGTCAACTGCAACAGAGTATGTTGATGAAGAATTGTCATCTGCTACAGGGGCTGGTGATGATAAAACTGTGTCCACTGCAGTTACTGATGCTTGA